The genomic region TTCCCACTATGGGTCACGAATGGTCAACATTTGTGTTACAGGCCTGCTGTTTTTACCAGAGTAGGGTGACCCTATTTTGATTACCGAAAACCAGGACACTCGGTCCGGCAATGATACTCGAAGTTTACTCAAACATTCCTTATtcatttcaatacatttaaagtatgccccCTCTGTATGGATAGAAAATTCTTATATTAGGGCCAGGACAGGAGTTGAAAACAGGACGTTTGGTCACCCTATACCAGAGGGTTAAAAAATACCCCTAACCATAAAatattcactgcaaaaaaaattagaaaaaaatGACATTATATCCTAAGAAATTCCAAGTGGCATGAGGACTTTACTAAAATGTCACACATATGAAAGATAATAAAGCAAGAATTACATAGGCTAAATgtcaactaaaaaaaaaaaactataaaaataaaatatgcttTAAACCTATCAGTCTATGTGAGGAAAAGCAGTTACGTGgatatttgtttttgtattgattaaaaatgtctatgataatatttatatttataatatgttgtaatatatttatatttataatataatatgtataatGTAATTAGGACATATCTATTTTTCATAACATTACAATCTACTttcacacagcacacacacaaatgttttttttttgtgtgtatgttacTGTTTACTATCCATTGTCTGCTTATTACTTGCGCTCTGATACAAGAATAACACATTTCTGATTTATTAATTACAACTCGTGTCTGATTTATTAATTACACACAGGTTTGGCAAATCAACAGTATTCGTAAGCTCGACGTAAGGCAcaggaggatgaggaggaggagagtGTAGTCCTGTCATATGACTTATATGAGCGCAGGTTTGAGGCTGAACTCACAGTGCTGCTGAACCGGGTCACACTCGGTCCGGGCGTCGTTTACTGTCTGTTTGCTCTGAGGAACCATCCACCCATCGCAATGGCTGTCCGCGGTTGTGTGACTCTGCTCTTTTTTCTGCTGAGTGGTACGTACGACGGTGTTGTTGATTGCTTTAAATCAGACAGTGTCACATTACAAAAGCAGATATTGAAGTTTATTTTTGAGAGGTTTACGCAGGCCCACAGTAGCGCGACAGCCTGTTAGCATTAGCATTAGCGTGAATTCTTACCTACGCCAGTAGACGCGCGTTAGACAATCGGAATGACTGTCAGCTTGTGGGGTAGATATTTTACAGTCTCTGTCTGGTTTTAAATACACTTATACTGTacaaaattgtaaataaattacatgaatCGTTTTTAATAAATACCCTGAGCATTACCGTGCAACTTCTGTTTGCCTGCGATTGTTAGCATATTTGGATTTAAAACCACAAACAGCTCAAATATGTTTAGGTATCGTTGAATATGTTTTATAATTGATAAAATATCACAACTCCTGGCCGTGTCTCAACCAAGTCGCTGCCTGTAAACAAAGACCGACACCCTGGACgcaaaaatttatttttgatgtCCAGAAATGATGTTTAGGTTTGCACGTCACTAATTTTTCAGACAGGCGGgttaaagcaaaaaaaatactttggCAATTAAACCATGTTCAGTTTAAATTAAGGCAATAACGCCGTAGATCCGTCATTTGACACCTTTAACTTTACAAGCATGTGATCCTGAAGTGCTTGTTCAGTGCATTTCTCTGCCACACTGTTCATAATCATGTGATGGGTTTGTGTGTGACGTACCAGATACTCCCTTGGCTAAAAAATGTGCCAGGTTAATGATTTTATCAAACTACAGAATGAGACTGAACTACACTCAGTGCCCATGATCTTAAAGCtggaatatgttacacacattTTAAGTATGTACAGATCTGGTCTTGATTTCACAGATGGGGTTTAGATTAAGCCTGGATTAGGCCTTGGTTCAATTAGGACTTTGCACTGGCCAGCTTTGTAAATGGTtacagcagtggttctcaaacctgtcctcgTGACCCCTCACCACTGCATATTTGTATACGTCTCCCTCATCATCAGATCATTAGttagagactgcaagacttgAACTGGGTGTGtctgagggagacatacaaaatgtgtagTGGTGAGGGGTCCCCCAGGAcgggtttgggaaccactgggtCTCATAGACAAGCTAGGGATCATACACCAGCATACATGATCGCTGACGCTGCGTTTAAAAACCAATACCAAAACAGGATGCCAAAAGAGTAGTGTCTGAATACATGGTATTTGAAAAACTGTAGGATGACCTTCTGCTACTTCCAACCAGATTCTGAAGTGTTGCAGGCAGGTGACACTGGTAGGTCATGTGACAGTAACATGACTGGTGTAGTATGTCCAAATTTCATTATAGAGCGTACTTTCACTGCAGCGACGTTAATTCCAATGAAGTACCTACTCGCAGTATATGATTTTGTGCACGGCGACTGTTTAAGAATCCCCTCACAATATCTAACGTGTCTGATATGCTCTGACTGTATGGAATCATAGTTTGtagctaaaaaaaaagtctgtgcCCATCACACGCAACATGCTTTTTATTGACGTCTGATCTCTTGACTGCCCAAAAACTGCAGATCAGTGCAAAAATCAGTTCAAAAGCTGTTTTGTGCATTTCAGCCTGAAGTCAATTGTCTTGGACTATAGCAGATAAAATGTAATCTTCTGGACAGTTGGTTTGCTCTCAGGAAGTCAGGAAGCTTTTGGAATGTGCTTGGATTGctgtttttatttccttatgcATAGAGGTGGTTGAAAGGCTGTGGGTATGCTTGTTTTTTGTCTTTTACTTTTGgtataataaacaaaaaaacaatagtcTTGTATTTTGCAGGGTTTCTTAAACAAAAAGCTTAAGTTGATTTGCGTTTAAAGGGCATGTTTGTGTATTCCCAGGGTCAATTGGGGAAACTCCCACAATGATGTGCAGTATGAGGAAATAAGTGAATTAATCTGGTTCTGCTTTCACCCTCCACAGGTATTGTGCATGCTGATGAGCTGCTACCTGCAACAGTTGAGTCCAGTACAAGCACACTCCCCCTAGACATGCAGACTACTATAGCTACCACTCCTGCCAGTGTGACTCCAGAAGTTCCAGCTCCCACAAACAGTACGACTAATTCTACCACAGGTCCTACAACTACCACACACAACAGTACAGCTAATTCTACCACAGGTCCTGCAACTACCACACAAACCAGTACGACTAATTCTACCACAGAAAGCAGTACGACTAACTCGACCACATGGCCTCCAACTACCATAcctcacaacacaacaaattcTACTACCGAAGCACCAACTACCACACACCCAAATGCTACAACAGTCCCGACTCCTCCCCCAACCCCTCCTCCTGTACCCAACCCAACTGTTGGAAACTACAGCATCAAGTCGGACAACACCTCAGTCTGTCTGTTGGCAAAGATGGGCCTTCAGTTCAGCTTCAAGATAAGTGGGGTATGTAAGAAATTGTATGTATAGAGGAATGCaaatttgttttaataaacTCACTCCACTGCAAATCTTATTTTCTTCTTACTGTTTAGAATGCCAGCATTCAGACTCTTAATCTTGACCCGAATCCCAATGTAACGGAAGTGAGTGGAACCTGCGGAGGTGGTGGAAATGACTCTTCTCTTGTACTGAAGTCCAAGGAAATCACCGTTCATTTTGTCTTCACAAATGTAAGTCTTTAAAAGAAGCAAGTAAAATATAGGATTCCACTGAGTCAGAAGGGAGGTAATTGGGTTGGGTTGTTTTTGTCATCTGACTAACTTGCTCTTGTGGCAGGACTTAAAGTCCCACTGCAGTCAACTTCATCACTTAAAACTAATCTTTAATAATCAAAATGACCTTAAGCATTCGTCATATGAAAGTAATTTCTTTCATACCTTAAAGTGGCCTGAATTTAACTTTCCATATTCATAGTTCCACATACACTAAATGAAGGTGTAAAGTAGTCTCCGCCTCCACTCAGTAACACTAGCTTGGACTACATGATCCACTGTCAACTTCACTGTAGTAAATGGTGCACAATGGCAAGTGGAAGTATTGGTTTATTTCAGGAGGTGGGAATTATACAGGGCTGTCTGTGTTGATGTATCAGAATGATGCTTTTTATGCCTCGCTCTCTAAAAGGTTGGACGCAAAGATCATTAGACTTATTAGCCTCTAGCTTGTGTGATTCACACTCCaccatttttagaaatagggcttgtTCAACTTCTTTTCTACTTTCCTGTTTGTGGTcaaatgcatttgtctcagtgcatgcattgttttagtttggcagggttgccgctagcttagcttagcataatgaatggaatacTATGTTGCCAGTtagcatgtcctgagtaaaagtgatccaaaaaaaaaaaaagacaacatgCACTGACACACATTTAGACACACATttatttgcccacatatctaaatgaaAGAAATTGAacaagccctatttctaaaaacagtggagtgttccttagAACACAGAACATAGAACGTAGTTGTATGACTAGCTTAGATCATTACAAATCAATCACAGAACAAAATCCTTGAGTGAcaataacattgatttttattCAGCTGTAAGATTTAAATGTACATGTATCTTCAGGAGTCTCTTGGGGATTGTGGCTAGAGAGCTCCCAGCCGTGAATAAAACATTATTCCTGCAATGATTAACTCTGTAGTTGCGCCTGGTATGAAAGCCCTGGTGCTCAAAATGTTTTGAGTTGGTGATAGTAGCTTTTTTGACGGGATGCTGTCACCATACTTTGGGAAAATATTGTATTGTAAGTGTTCTCGGGAAAGAATTATCTTCAGACACTatagtacatttttatttgattaacaaCTGGGAGTTGTTTGAATTGTAAACACTTGAACGTCCCCACAGGGTATTAAGTATTGTATGCTGTGTTGATTTTTCTTAATCAAGTTTTTGCACCTCTTCTTACACCTCAGTGAGAATTGGGTTTAGGAATGGGATTGGGTTAGACCTTCTAGCATGCTTAATGCAAAATCTTACGTTTTCGTAATTCATACTAAATTGCCAATTCAATGCCAGTTACATTCTCATGATATCATGTTACTATTTGTTTTTACAGGTTTCACAGAAGTTCCGTCTGCATTCTTTGATGTTCTCAGTTGATCTTGGAAATGGTAAGATTTAATGTGAAAaaccttttgtgtgtgtggtgctTGGGGATAAACCAATAAATAGCCAATGTCAAAATTTTATACTATTTTTGTCTAATAAAATTTAATGCAACACTAAAATAAGTAGTTTTAATGGCTTGTGAATTTAGGCATCACTTAGTATGAactgtttttagttttttttattcaatagATTAGTTTAAACATTATCATTAAATTGGTGTTTTCACTCAAATTTGTATGCTAATTTCCACTGTCTTGACAATAAAATGTATCCAATCTCGACCAATACAGAAATTCTCAATTATCAGCCATAACCAATGATGCCAATATATTGTGCATCCTTAAAGGTGCTGCATCTCTTCTCATGTAATCATATGTCCTCTGATTGGTGTGACCTCAACAGGGAGCATTTTCAGGGACTCCAATAATAATCTGTCTCTGTGGGAGGCATCTCTTGGGAGCTCATACATGTGCAGAAAAGAGCAAAGTTACAACATCACTGACAAGCTTGCCGTCAACACGTTTGAGCTACAAGTGCAGCCCTTCGCGGTCAAGAAGAACGCATTTGGCACAGGTATGTatttgtgtgcgtttgtgtCGCTAAAAAAATGAGGCTGAGATAATTAGCACATCATTGGTATAATACAGCATGCATGTAATGCATAACTGGACTGTCATTTAGTGCTGTAATTTATCAGATACTTTTCTACTCCCACTACGGCTCTGTTTCAATGAGCATTGCTTTTCAGAGTGACTTGTGACCACTGGAAAACTAAAGCAGTTCTGTGTCACATTTACTAGTGTGAAAACTGCACGCATGCACAGCTAAATCTGATAAACATGGTTTCCTGTGATCATATCAAAATGAATGTGACTAGCTACTAGAAAACCAATAGTAAGAAGG from Pseudorasbora parva isolate DD20220531a chromosome 11, ASM2467924v1, whole genome shotgun sequence harbors:
- the lamp2 gene encoding lysosome-associated membrane glycoprotein 2 isoform X4 — protein: MAVRGCVTLLFFLLSGIVHADELLPATVESSTSTLPLDMQTTIATTPASVTPEVPAPTNSTTNSTTGPATTTQTSTTNSTTESSTTNSTTWPPTTIPHNTTNSTTEAPTTTHPNATTVPTPPPTPPPVPNPTVGNYSIKSDNTSVCLLAKMGLQFSFKISGNASIQTLNLDPNPNVTEVSGTCGGGGNDSSLVLKSKEITVHFVFTNVSQKFRLHSLMFSVDLGNGSIFRDSNNNLSLWEASLGSSYMCRKEQSYNITDKLAVNTFELQVQPFAVKKNAFGTAKDCTADEPDNFIVPIAVGVALAVLVVIVLLAYLIGRKRSQTSGYEQFDS
- the lamp2 gene encoding lysosome-associated membrane glycoprotein 2 isoform X1, which translates into the protein MAVRGCVTLLFFLLSGIVHADELLPATVESSTSTLPLDMQTTIATTPASVTPEVPAPTNSTTNSTTGPTTTTHNSTANSTTGPATTTQTSTTNSTTESSTTNSTTWPPTTIPHNTTNSTTEAPTTTHPNATTVPTPPPTPPPVPNPTVGNYSIKSDNTSVCLLAKMGLQFSFKISGNASIQTLNLDPNPNVTEVSGTCGGGGNDSSLVLKSKEITVHFVFTNVSQKFRLHSLMFSVDLGNGSIFRDSNNNLSLWEASLGSSYMCRKEQSYNITDKLAVNTFELQVQPFAVKKNAFGTAKDCTADEPDNFIVPIAVGVALAVLVVIVLLAYLIGRKRSQTSGYEQFDS
- the lamp2 gene encoding lysosome-associated membrane glycoprotein 2 isoform X3, translated to MAVRGCVTLLFFLLSGIVHADELLPATVESSTSTLPLDMQTTIATTPASVTPEVPAPTNSTTNSTTGPTTTTHNSTANSTTGPATTTQTSTTNSTTESSTTNSTTWPPTTIPHNTTNSTTEAPTTTHPNATTVPTPPPTPPPVPNPTVGNYSIKSDNTSVCLLAKMGLQFSFKISGNASIQTLNLDPNPNVTEVSGTCGGGGNDSSLVLKSKEITVHFVFTNVSQKFRLHSLMFSVDLGNGSIFRDSNNNLSLWEASLGSSYMCRKEQSYNITDKLAVNTFELQVQPFAVKKNAFGTAHECSMDDTSLLIPIIVGAALAGLIFIVVIAYVIGRRRTYVGYQTL
- the lamp2 gene encoding lysosome-associated membrane glycoprotein 2 isoform X2 — its product is MAVRGCVTLLFFLLSGIVHADELLPATVESSTSTLPLDMQTTIATTPASVTPEVPAPTNSTTNSTTGPTTTTHNSTANSTTGPATTTQTSTTNSTTESSTTNSTTWPPTTIPHNTTNSTTEAPTTTHPNATTVPTPPPTPPPVPNPTVGNYSIKSDNTSVCLLAKMGLQFSFKISGNASIQTLNLDPNPNVTEVSGTCGGGGNDSSLVLKSKEITVHFVFTNVSQKFRLHSLMFSVDLGNGSIFRDSNNNLSLWEASLGSSYMCRKEQSYNITDKLAVNTFELQVQPFAVKKNAFGTAEECFLDSDLSFLVPIAVGVALSFLIILVLISYLIGRRKSRTGYQSV